Proteins from a genomic interval of Oncorhynchus kisutch isolate 150728-3 linkage group LG28, Okis_V2, whole genome shotgun sequence:
- the LOC109872847 gene encoding histone acetyltransferase KAT5 isoform X1: protein MTKMADSSVDVVEGCRLPVLRKNQENEDEWPLAEILSVKEIPGRKLYYVHYIDFNKRLDEWVTPDRLDMKKLQFPKKEAKTPTKNGLPGSRPSSPESEVVRVVGAGPQHTPSRPPQPQAQQKSIPTKTSLPDFQVLQQQAQRKSLDINLQTATAPSRGKTLPTPKRKAESVSLATQVSPATPVPSLPGLAEASQASVYPAVRDTNTFNLKSNARDDHEQLTSLTTNGTARRPMPNQPGRKRKQPPNCGGTDEIIKVFQYNNSPRCANVYLQPGEDSQDSSDGIPSTPRMTGSLVSDRSHDDIVTRMKNIDCIELGRHRLKPWYFSPYPQELTTLPILYLCEFCLKYLKSLKCLQRHLTKCNLRHPPGNEIYRKGTISFFEIDGRKNKTYSQNLCLLAKCFLDHKTLYYDTDPFLFYVMTEYDAKGFHIVGYFSKEKESTEDYNVACILTLPPYQRRGYGKLLIEFSYELSKVEGKTGTPEKPLSDLGLLSYRSYWSQTILEILMDLKPDNGERPQITINDISEITSVKKEDVISTLQYLNLINYYKGQYILTLSEDIVEGHERAMQKRHLRIDSKCLHFTPKDWSKRGKW, encoded by the exons ATGACCAAAATGGCGGATTCGTCG GTCGATGTTGTCGAGGGCTGTAGGCTCCCTGTTCTCCGAAAAAATCAGGAAAACGAAGATGAGTGGC CCTTGGCTGAAATTCTCAGTGTGAAAGAGATCCCTGGGAGAAAACTCTACTATGTCCACTATATTGACT TCAACAAGCGTCTGGATGAATGGGTTACGCCGGACAGGCTTGACATGAAGAAGCTCCAGTTCCCTAAGAAGGAAGCTAAAACGCCCACTAAGAACGGGCTTCCGGGGTCGCGGCCCAGCTCCCCGGAGAGCGAAGTGGTAAGAGTGGTCGGAGCTGGCCCCCAACATACCCCCAGCAGGCCCCCACAGCCGCAAGCCCAGCAGAAGTCTATACCCACCAAAACTTCTCTACCAGACTTTCAAGTGTTGCAACAACAAGCTCAG AGGAAGAGTCTAGACATCAACCTTCAAACTGCCACAGCTCCTTCCAGAGGCAAAACTCTCCCCACGCCG AAGAGGAAAGCAGAGTCTGTGTCCCTGGCAACACAAGTGTCCCCGGCAACCCCCGTGCCATCCTTGCCAGGTTTGGCTGAAGCCTCCCAGGCATCTGTTTACCCTGCTGTAAGGGACACCAACACCTTCAACCTCAAATCCAACGCCCGCGATGACCATGAGCAGCTTACCTCTCTCACCACG AATGGTACTGCCCGTCGCCCCATGCCCAATCAGCCAGGCAGGAAGAGGAAGCAGCCTCCCAACTGCGGGGGAACCGATGAG ATAATAAAGGTTTTCCAGTATAACAACAGCCCTCGATGTGCCAATGTCTATCTGCAGCCAGGAGAG GACTCGCAGGACAGCTCTGATGGCATCCCCTCCACCCCTCGCATGACTGGCAGTCTGGTGTCGGACCGTAGCCATGACGACATTGTCACGCGTATGAAGAACATTGACTGCATTGAACTGGGCCGCCACAGGCTGAAGCCCTGGTACTTCTCACCCTACCCACAGGAACTGACAACATTGCCTATTCTCTACCTCTGTGAGTTCTGCTTGAAGTACCTCAAGAGCCTCAAGTGTCTGCAGAGGCATCTG acCAAGTGTAATCTTCGGCATCCACCTGGCAATGAGATCTACCGCAAGGGCACCATCTCCTTTTTTGAAATAGATGGCAGAAAAAACAAA ACATACTCTCAGAATCTGTGTTTACTGGCCAAGTGTTTCCTGGACCACAAGACGCTGTACTATGACACAGACCCCTTCCTCTTCTACGTCATGACAGAGTACGACGCCAAGGGCTTCCACATAGTGGGCTACTTCTCCAAG GAGAAAGAGTCGACGGAAGATTACAACGTGGCCTGTATCCTCACCTTACCTCCCTACCAGAGGAGAGGCTACGGCAAATTGCTCATTGAGTTCA GTTATGAGCTGTCTAAGGTAGAGGGGAAGACGGGCACACCAGAGAAGCCTCTGTCTGACCTGGGGCTGCTCTCCTACCGCTCCTACTGGTCCCAGACCATCCTGGAGATACTCATGGACCTCAAGCCTGACAACGGGGAGCGGCCCCAGATCACCATCAA TGACATCAGCGAGATCACCAGTGTGAAGAAAGAGGATGTCATATCTACACTTCAGTACCTTAACCTAATTAATTACTATAAG GGCCAGTATATCCTGACTCTTTCGGAGGACATAGTGGAGGGGCATGAGAGGGCAATGCAGAAGCGTCACCTGCGCATTGACTCCAAATGCCTTCACTTCACCCCCAAGGACTGGAGCAAGAGGGGCAAGTGGTAG
- the LOC109872847 gene encoding histone acetyltransferase KAT5 isoform X2 yields MTKMADSSVDVVEGCRLPVLRKNQENEDEWPLAEILSVKEIPGRKLYYVHYIDFNKRLDEWVTPDRLDMKKLQFPKKEAKTPTKNGLPGSRPSSPESEVVRVVGAGPQHTPSRPPQPQAQQKSIPTKTSLPDFQVLQQQAQRKSLDINLQTATAPSRGKTLPTPKRKAESVSLATQVSPATPVPSLPGLAEASQASVYPAVRDTNTFNLKSNARDDHEQLTSLTTNGTARRPMPNQPGRKRKQPPNCGGTDEDSQDSSDGIPSTPRMTGSLVSDRSHDDIVTRMKNIDCIELGRHRLKPWYFSPYPQELTTLPILYLCEFCLKYLKSLKCLQRHLTKCNLRHPPGNEIYRKGTISFFEIDGRKNKTYSQNLCLLAKCFLDHKTLYYDTDPFLFYVMTEYDAKGFHIVGYFSKEKESTEDYNVACILTLPPYQRRGYGKLLIEFSYELSKVEGKTGTPEKPLSDLGLLSYRSYWSQTILEILMDLKPDNGERPQITINDISEITSVKKEDVISTLQYLNLINYYKGQYILTLSEDIVEGHERAMQKRHLRIDSKCLHFTPKDWSKRGKW; encoded by the exons ATGACCAAAATGGCGGATTCGTCG GTCGATGTTGTCGAGGGCTGTAGGCTCCCTGTTCTCCGAAAAAATCAGGAAAACGAAGATGAGTGGC CCTTGGCTGAAATTCTCAGTGTGAAAGAGATCCCTGGGAGAAAACTCTACTATGTCCACTATATTGACT TCAACAAGCGTCTGGATGAATGGGTTACGCCGGACAGGCTTGACATGAAGAAGCTCCAGTTCCCTAAGAAGGAAGCTAAAACGCCCACTAAGAACGGGCTTCCGGGGTCGCGGCCCAGCTCCCCGGAGAGCGAAGTGGTAAGAGTGGTCGGAGCTGGCCCCCAACATACCCCCAGCAGGCCCCCACAGCCGCAAGCCCAGCAGAAGTCTATACCCACCAAAACTTCTCTACCAGACTTTCAAGTGTTGCAACAACAAGCTCAG AGGAAGAGTCTAGACATCAACCTTCAAACTGCCACAGCTCCTTCCAGAGGCAAAACTCTCCCCACGCCG AAGAGGAAAGCAGAGTCTGTGTCCCTGGCAACACAAGTGTCCCCGGCAACCCCCGTGCCATCCTTGCCAGGTTTGGCTGAAGCCTCCCAGGCATCTGTTTACCCTGCTGTAAGGGACACCAACACCTTCAACCTCAAATCCAACGCCCGCGATGACCATGAGCAGCTTACCTCTCTCACCACG AATGGTACTGCCCGTCGCCCCATGCCCAATCAGCCAGGCAGGAAGAGGAAGCAGCCTCCCAACTGCGGGGGAACCGATGAG GACTCGCAGGACAGCTCTGATGGCATCCCCTCCACCCCTCGCATGACTGGCAGTCTGGTGTCGGACCGTAGCCATGACGACATTGTCACGCGTATGAAGAACATTGACTGCATTGAACTGGGCCGCCACAGGCTGAAGCCCTGGTACTTCTCACCCTACCCACAGGAACTGACAACATTGCCTATTCTCTACCTCTGTGAGTTCTGCTTGAAGTACCTCAAGAGCCTCAAGTGTCTGCAGAGGCATCTG acCAAGTGTAATCTTCGGCATCCACCTGGCAATGAGATCTACCGCAAGGGCACCATCTCCTTTTTTGAAATAGATGGCAGAAAAAACAAA ACATACTCTCAGAATCTGTGTTTACTGGCCAAGTGTTTCCTGGACCACAAGACGCTGTACTATGACACAGACCCCTTCCTCTTCTACGTCATGACAGAGTACGACGCCAAGGGCTTCCACATAGTGGGCTACTTCTCCAAG GAGAAAGAGTCGACGGAAGATTACAACGTGGCCTGTATCCTCACCTTACCTCCCTACCAGAGGAGAGGCTACGGCAAATTGCTCATTGAGTTCA GTTATGAGCTGTCTAAGGTAGAGGGGAAGACGGGCACACCAGAGAAGCCTCTGTCTGACCTGGGGCTGCTCTCCTACCGCTCCTACTGGTCCCAGACCATCCTGGAGATACTCATGGACCTCAAGCCTGACAACGGGGAGCGGCCCCAGATCACCATCAA TGACATCAGCGAGATCACCAGTGTGAAGAAAGAGGATGTCATATCTACACTTCAGTACCTTAACCTAATTAATTACTATAAG GGCCAGTATATCCTGACTCTTTCGGAGGACATAGTGGAGGGGCATGAGAGGGCAATGCAGAAGCGTCACCTGCGCATTGACTCCAAATGCCTTCACTTCACCCCCAAGGACTGGAGCAAGAGGGGCAAGTGGTAG